The Jannaschia sp. M317 DNA segment TCGCCAGCGGTACGACGACGTAATGCGCGAAAGCCGCGCCCAACAGGAACAACAACGGTGATGAAAGAAGAAACGGCAGGAATGCCTTTTTTTCCTGCCGGTAAAGACCGGGGGCGACAAAGCGCCAGAGCTGGTGCGCGATGATCGGGAAGGACAGGATCAGGCCCGCAACGACCGACACACGGATCTGGGTAAAGAAGTATTCCTGCGGGGCGGTATACTGCATGCGCGGATTCGGGTCGCCGAGCGCGCGCATCGTGTCCTCGATCGGTCCAAGCAGAAAGGCCAGGATTTCCTGGGCAAAGGCGAAACAGACGATCATGCCAACGAGAAAGGCCGCAACCGCCCGGATCAGTCGTGTCCGAAGTTCCGCAAGATGCTCGATCAGCGGGGCGGAGCTGTCTTCGATCTCGTCTTGGGTACTCATGCCTCGTCGGCCTTTGGCTTGGGCGCGGGTGCGGCGGGGTCGGGAATCAGATCGGGTTCATCGGCCCGCTCTGCAATTTCGGCGGCCTGACGGTTCTCGGCGGCTTGCGCCATGGCAGCGTCGATCTTGCGCTTGTTCTCGGCCCTTTCGGGCGACAGCGAACTGTCATCTTCGGGCGTCCAGGCTTTGAACTCGTCGGTCGCTTCGCGGATCTTGTCCATGCCGAATTTCTTTGGGTTGGCGACCTTGCGCAGGTCGCCTGCGATATCGTCCACGCCGCTGTCTTTCGCGGCTTGGTTCATGGCGGTCTGAAACTCCCGCGCCATGCGCCGCGCCTTGCCGGTGAATTCCCCCAGCGTGCGGAACATGCGCGGCAGGTCCTTGGGCCCCACCACGATCAGCGCGACCACGCCAATGACGAGCAACTCGCTCCAACCGATGTCGAACATGGGACGCGCCCCCTAGCGGTGGCTCAGACCTTGTCCTTCTCGCCCGCTTCGGGCGTCACATCGCGCGCGACGGATCCGTCGGCCAGCGCATCCGTGTCTTCTTCCTTGGTGCTGTCGTTCACGCCCTTCTTGAAGGCCGTGATGCCCTTGCCCACTTCGCCCATCAGGGACGAAATCTTGCCCCGTCCAAACAGGACCAGCACGACAACGGCGATAAGAAGAAGGCCCGGCAGGCCAATATTGTTGAGCATCTGTCAGTCTCCCCTGGGCGGACCTGTTGTGGTCCGTTCATCTGTTCTTTGATCCTACTTACGCACTGTGCGGGGGATGTAAAAGCGCCCCGCGCGAAGTTTTCGTGATGGTTCAGCGCAGCAGGGGCTCCGGATCGACGGCATCAAAGCCCCGGCGCACCTCGAAATGCAGAAACGCGGGGTCGCCGCCGCCCACACTGGCCAGGCGTTGACCCGCACGGATGCTGTCGCCCTTCGACACGGCGATATCCTTGATATTGGCATAGACCGTCAGCAATCCGCCATCGTGGCGCAGCACCAGGATCGGCACCTGATCCGTATCGCGGGTGATCGCGGCCACGGTGCCGGCGGCTGCGGCAGAAACGGGCGCACCTTCGGTCGCGCGGAAATCCACACCCTCGTTACGGGCCGAGAACGGTCGCAGAACATCACCTGAAACAGGGCGGCGCAGGCGTGCGGGTTCGGGCGCAGGCTCCGGCGTGGGGGCCACGGGGATCGCTTCCGGCTCTGGCTCGGCAGAGGCTTCGGTGCGGAACTGATCCAGGTTCGGGCTTTCTGGCAGGGTCGCGGCTTCGACCGATTCCGGCAGCGCGGAACTGGCCGACGGCGGGACCGGTGTTGGAGTCCCGTTGCCCGGCGACGCGATTTCCTCGGCCCCGCTGTCCCCGATCACCAGCGGGATCAGCAGGAACTGCCCTTCGCGAATGGTGAAATCAGCGCCCAGGCCATTCCATTCCGCCAGACTGGCGGGGCTGACACCATACAGGCGCGAGATCGAAAACGCCGTCTCGCCACGGGCGACCCTGTGCCGCACGGGTTCCTGTCCGGTCTGCACCGCCACAGGCGCGGCGGCGGGCGCAGCCCCCGCGGCGCGGTCGATGGCGGCACCGGCGATCTGCGTAATGTCTGGCCGTTCGGTTGCAGCGGCCGCCGCCGGGTTGATCCGACGCGGCAGCGCGAGAACCGCGCCGGCGTTCAGACGGCTGTCGACCTGCAACCCGTTGAACGTCGCCAGTTCCGCCGAGCCGATCCCGACCCGCTGCGCGACGTCGGCCACGGTGTCCCCACGCCGTGCCACGGCCACCTGATAGTTGGGATAGGTGATCAAACCATTGGCATCGGGCGCAGGCCGGTCCGCCGCCGCGCGCCGCGCCGCGTCAGACGTGTCGAGCCCGCCGGGCGCATTGTTGCGAAGATCCAGGTCCAGGCCCTGAATCCCGTTACAGCCCGCAAGCACACCGATTGCCGTCATCAGACCCGCCACGCGGATCATCCTGCCCGATTGAGACATTCCTGTCCCTCCGTCCTGCCCAATGTCGGGCGACCCGGTCTTCAGCCGAGTTCAACCCCTTCCACCAGCGGCACAAAGCGCACCGGCATATTCAGATCGTCGTAGTCATAGCCGCTTTCGGTCCGCCGCACGATAACCAACTGTTGCATGTGGTCCGATACGCCCACAGGCACCACCATGCTACCCCCGACGCGCAATTGCGCCAAGAGGGGGCCGGGCGGGTCCTCGGCGGCGGCCGTCACAAGGATGCGGTCAAACGGTGCCTGTTCCGGCAAACCATAGCTGCCGTCGCCGGTGATCACGGTGATGTTGGTCAGACCCAGACGCCCGTGTGCCTCGGTCGCCAGGCGCGCCAGGGCGCGGTGCCGTTCGACCGTATAGACCCGCCGTGCCAGGTGCGACAGGATCGCGGCCTGATAGCCGGTGCCGGTCCCCACCTCCAACACCTTGTCGCGGGGCTGCACGTTCAGGGCGGTGGTCATCTGCCCCACCACCGAAGGCTGGCTGATCGTCTGGCCCGACGCGATGGGCAGGGGGACGTCATCATAGGCGCGCGCGGCAAAGGTTTCGGACACGAAGGCGGCGCGGTCGGTCCGTTCGATCGCCGTCAGAACGCGGGCATCCGTCACCCCGCGCTGGCGCAGGGTCACGAGCAGGCGCATCGTGTCCTCGGGCGTCAAGGCTCAGCCCGCGTCGGCAGGAAAGATCGACCGGAGGTCGTCCAGCGCGGCGCGGTCGGTCAGGTCGCAGCGCATCGGCGTGATCGACACCAGGCCGTCGAGGTTCGCAGCCACATCCGTGCCCGGTGCCGTCGGCACACCCTGCGCGGATCCCGCGATCCAGAGATAGTGCCGACCCGAGGGCGATGTCTGCGGGCTGACCTTCATCCGGCCATCCCCACGATAGCCCTGCCCCACGGCCGCGAACCCCTTGACGTGGGCGGCGCTGACCGGAGGAAAGTTGACGTTGTAGAACAGCTTATAGGTGTCGCCGCCCCAGGGCGCGTCAGCCACCAGCTTTTTCACCAACTCCGCCCCGCGGCTGCGCGCGGCTTCGAACGGATCGTCCAGATCGACGTTCTCCGGGCCGTAGTATTGTGACAGGGCGATGGCCGGAATGCCCTGCAGCGCGCCCTCCATCGCGGCACCGATGGTGCCGGAATAGACCGTGTTCTCGCCCGAGTTGTTGCCCCGGTTCACCCCGGACAGGATCAGGTCGACCGGCCCGTCCACCAGGTCGCCGATGCCTGCCAGGACGCAGTCCGCCGGGCTGCCTTCCAACGCAAAGCGGCGCGGCCCCATCTGCGACACCATCGAGGGTTTGACGTAGTTGATGCAATGTCCCACGCCCGAT contains these protein-coding regions:
- the tatA gene encoding twin-arginine translocase TatA/TatE family subunit encodes the protein MLNNIGLPGLLLIAVVVLVLFGRGKISSLMGEVGKGITAFKKGVNDSTKEEDTDALADGSVARDVTPEAGEKDKV
- the tatB gene encoding Sec-independent protein translocase protein TatB — translated: MFDIGWSELLVIGVVALIVVGPKDLPRMFRTLGEFTGKARRMAREFQTAMNQAAKDSGVDDIAGDLRKVANPKKFGMDKIREATDEFKAWTPEDDSSLSPERAENKRKIDAAMAQAAENRQAAEIAERADEPDLIPDPAAPAPKPKADEA
- the surE gene encoding 5'/3'-nucleotidase SurE, with the translated sequence MRILITNDDGISAPGLDVLTEIATEVAGEGGEVWTVAPAFEQSGVGHCINYVKPSMVSQMGPRRFALEGSPADCVLAGIGDLVDGPVDLILSGVNRGNNSGENTVYSGTIGAAMEGALQGIPAIALSQYYGPENVDLDDPFEAARSRGAELVKKLVADAPWGGDTYKLFYNVNFPPVSAAHVKGFAAVGQGYRGDGRMKVSPQTSPSGRHYLWIAGSAQGVPTAPGTDVAANLDGLVSITPMRCDLTDRAALDDLRSIFPADAG
- a CDS encoding LysM peptidoglycan-binding domain-containing M23 family metallopeptidase, producing the protein MSQSGRMIRVAGLMTAIGVLAGCNGIQGLDLDLRNNAPGGLDTSDAARRAAADRPAPDANGLITYPNYQVAVARRGDTVADVAQRVGIGSAELATFNGLQVDSRLNAGAVLALPRRINPAAAAATERPDITQIAGAAIDRAAGAAPAAAPVAVQTGQEPVRHRVARGETAFSISRLYGVSPASLAEWNGLGADFTIREGQFLLIPLVIGDSGAEEIASPGNGTPTPVPPSASSALPESVEAATLPESPNLDQFRTEASAEPEPEAIPVAPTPEPAPEPARLRRPVSGDVLRPFSARNEGVDFRATEGAPVSAAAAGTVAAITRDTDQVPILVLRHDGGLLTVYANIKDIAVSKGDSIRAGQRLASVGGGDPAFLHFEVRRGFDAVDPEPLLR
- a CDS encoding protein-L-isoaspartate(D-aspartate) O-methyltransferase encodes the protein MRLLVTLRQRGVTDARVLTAIERTDRAAFVSETFAARAYDDVPLPIASGQTISQPSVVGQMTTALNVQPRDKVLEVGTGTGYQAAILSHLARRVYTVERHRALARLATEAHGRLGLTNITVITGDGSYGLPEQAPFDRILVTAAAEDPPGPLLAQLRVGGSMVVPVGVSDHMQQLVIVRRTESGYDYDDLNMPVRFVPLVEGVELG